A portion of the Tachysurus vachellii isolate PV-2020 chromosome 14, HZAU_Pvac_v1, whole genome shotgun sequence genome contains these proteins:
- the fgl2a gene encoding fibrinogen-like 2a, producing MLLCVYIILLAADLGSDAVVSGSVEKTAAPESCSQMKLKPAGQCRNEDECPYQITIPPLTIQLPKQFQLLKKAMMDLQSMKETVRQLKSACLSCSLQRDSSETQHRGDGGTTTPRNENSSDAFQEMQAKITKMSTSLKNAHTRIKDLQGQVEQLSHLKTKNVKEMMGQKADNNSEIFPKFNSSCLTECPAENAPIHIIAPRDCSDYSVMKKMKNGVYKVTPDYKNGTFEVLCEMESNGGGWTVIQHRIDGSVNFNRTWAEYKNGFGDLRGDFWLGNDRIHLLTRTKDMVLRIELQDLYGVQEYAKYDEFYVANEFLKYRLSISKYLGTAGDALHINKDYNHDQMFFTTWDRDNDLYSSGNCGAYYGSGWWFNACMSANLNGKYYHKRYTGKRNGIFWSTWPNTPKDQFLTNNRHPFKTVKMMIRPKNYAP from the exons atgctcctgtgtgtgtatatcataCTCCTTGCTGCAGATCTGGGCTCTGATGCTGTGGTTAGTGGCTCAGTGGAGAAGACAGCGGCCCCAGAGAGCTGCTCCCAGATGAAGCTGAAACCTGCTGGCCAGTGCAGAAATGAAGATGAGTGCCCTTACCAGATCACCATTCCTCCTCTCACCATCCAACTGCCCAAGCAGTTCCAGCTGCTGAAGAAGGCCATGATGGATTTGCAGAGCATGAAGGAGACAGTGAGGCAACTGAAAAGTGCCTGTCTAAGCTGCAGCCTTCAAAGGGACAGCTCAGAGACACAGCACAGGGGAGATGGTGGAACAACCACACCCAGAAATGAGAATTCGAGCGATGCTTTCCAAGAGATGCAAGCGAAGATAACCAAGATGTCCACCAGCTTGAAGAACGCTCATACACGGATTAAAGATCTACAAGGACAGGTGGAGCAGCTCAGCCACCTTAAAACGAAGAATGTTAAAGAAATGATGGGCCAAAAGGCTGACAACAACAGTGAAATATTCCCCAAGTTCAACAGCAGCTGCTTGACTGAGTGCCCTGCGGAAAATGCACCAATAC acATCATAGCACCTAGAGACTGCTCAGACTACAGTGtcatgaagaagatgaagaatggAGTCTATAAAGTTACCCCTGATTACAAAAATGGGACCTTTGAGGTGCTCTGTGAAATGGAGTCCAATGGTGGTGGCTGGACGGTTATACAGCACCGAATCGATGGCAGTGTGAACTTCAATCGCACCTGGGCTGAATATAAGAATGGCTTTGGGGACTTGCGTGGGGATTTTTGGCTTGGAAATGATCGTATCCATCTGCTCACCAGGACCAAGGACATGGTGCTGCGAATTGAGCTTCAGGACTTGTATGGTGTGCAAGAGTATGCAAAATACGACGAATTTTATGTAGCAAACGAATTCCTTAAATACCGCCTGTCCATAAGCAAATACTTAGGGACTGCTGGTGATGCCCTGCATATCAACAAGGACTACAATCATGATCAGATGTTTTTCACCACATGGGACAGGGACAATGATTTGTACTCATCTGGAAACTGCGGCGCTTACTATGGATCAGGCTGGTGGTTCAATGCCTGTATGTCGGCTAACCTCAATGGCAAATACTACCACAAGAGGTACACAGGGAAGCGAAATGGCATCTTCTGGAGCACATGGCCCAACACACCCAAGGATCAGTTCCTGACCAACAACAGACATCCCTTCAAAACTGTCAAGATGATGATAAGGCCAAAGAACTATGCCCCGTAA
- the ccdc146 gene encoding coiled-coil domain-containing protein 146 gives MSQSDGSSTPPPGGQENQSQFQPEKSPEIDSQDVYTNYFSTSLALQYLEELFLEDMISGDKMARLKASLNVLHNTLRSSQESELKLLQEEKCFHAELKRQQQELDKAELLSDGQHPDGSGMRQQLLQFYNKLQEAEGRAHQMQYKITCLQEEKDCLKKEYERQPKHVEQEKRSMALKESCEKMKKEITQRHQEIETLTERIKADDTQLQKEQQELEEKKDMIKSKEAELAQLLSIPAKLEKESQRINSKIKNVQKQKSELEKQLFELGERVKQIQVGCRQLDEERKSMMKELKGCRAQLEMTQGERSILLKEQEMTKEEEAVILEQRGVLEINLNQIKEERKTLHDSLVKKVREKDRLQRRLKNMLLQHKMSKDALHHTQELYNKTKTQRDIMPKNDDLLKNIKDLQTEVDNLKLKVVHQQSVTGVEAQVVEQCIVQQQTLINECNRYCEELHHVHALTRIKADERDQKSRELLKAQMRCNQIKQDIRGKELQILEHKKQYQEIQSRLCVFSKLYETTKEEHNKYVSLLQIATQHMTKMTEKFKILKNEIDILHSQTVKKDRLLQKSRLKHVHSHTIRDSLKNDISKVACMLHEMQHKSEEQRLKIVQLGQVINAQEQDLLHMRKSHDMSVQSRNERGVQLLEREEEICVFYAKVNVQENLICEGTLQIQALEEEICSLKMRLNEEQRQISLSKKQMTCKKPLEDECALLQIQLSECTEHNISLEQTLEGQVTERRLRKLSGEDPSPTELIKKIEHLEMQLAAREAQLLEKELIYEQVIRMSQHLRTKADNGKEDTLRLAKKVNEFQSRIKECTKKLMAVVSELAMFQSQALCLQQELREKEFELDLCHRRLEMGLAPSDTIEQEWLRNIQVQKKPQITEEEEWSQLPNGVYTTADLRPNSYIPAEDSLPLPKPYGALAPFKPSEPGTNMRHIRKPQPKPLET, from the exons ATGAGTCAGTCAGACGGAAGCAGCACTCCTCCACCTGGAGGTCAAGAGAATCAAAGTCAATTTCAGCCAGAGAAGTCTCCTGAGATTGATTCACAGGATGTATATACTAACTACTTTTCAACCAGTCTGGCCCTACAGTACCTGGAAGAG CTTTTCTTAGAGGATATGATCAGTGGAGATAAAATGGCTAGACTAAAGGCCAGCCTCAATGTGCTGCATAACACCTTAAGAAG CTCGCAGGAATCTGAGCTGAAACTGCTGCAGGAGGAGAAGTGTTTCCATGCAGAGCTGAAACGGCAACAGCAAGAGTTAGATAAGGCAGAGCTGTTGAGTGACGGCCAGCACCCGGATGGTAGCGGCATGAGACAGCAGCTCTTACAGTTTTACAACAAGCTCCAAGAGGCAGAGGGGAGAGCGCACCAGATGCAGTACAAAATCACATG tctCCAGGAGGAAAAAGACTGTCTCAAGAAAGAGTACGAAAGACAACCAAAGCATGTT GAGCAGGAGAAGAGGTCCATGGCTCTGAAGGAGAGCTGTGAGAAGATGAAGAAAGAGATCACTCAGAGGCATCAGGAAATCGAGACATTAACAGAGAGAATCAAGGCAGATGATACACAGCTCCAGAAGGAGCAACAGGAGCTGGAGGAAAAGAAGGACATGATCAAGAGCAAAGAG GCAGAACTGGCACAGCTGCTTTCCATTCCTGCTAAGCTGGAGAAAGAAAGTCAGAGAATCAATTCCAAAATAAA gaatgtacagaaacagaagagtGAACTTGAGAAGCAGCTGTTTGAGCTGGGAGAGAGGGTGAAGCAGATACAGGTGGGCTGCAGACAGCTGGATGAAGAGCGCAAGAGCATGATGAAGGAGTTAAAGGGCTGCAGGGCCCAACTGGAGATGACTCAGGGAGAGAGAAGCATTCTACTCAAAGAACAGGAGATGACCAAGGAGGAGGAGGCTGTCATCCTCGAACAAAG GGGCGTACTGGAAATCAACCTGAACCAAAtcaaggaggagagaaagacCCTTCATGACAGTCTTGTTAAGAAAGtgcgagagaaagacagactacAGCGTAGGTTAAAAAACATGCTACTACAGCATAAAATGTCTAAAGATGCCCTGCACCACACTCAGGAGCTCTACAACAAAACGAAGACCCAG AGGGATATAATGCCTAAGAATGATGACTTGCTAAAGAATATCAAAGATCTGCAAACAGAAGTAGACAATCTGAAGCTGAAAGTGGTCCATCAG CAGTCGGTCACAGGTGTTGAGGCCCAGGTGGTTGAACAGTGTATAGTGCAGCAACAGACTCTGATAAACGAGTGCAATCGCTACTGTGAGGAGTTGCACCATGTTCATGCCCTGACTCGCATCAAAGCAGACGAGAGAGACCAAAAGAGCAGAGAGCTGCTCAAAGCTCAG ATGAGATGCAACCAGATCAAACAGGACATCAGAGGCAAAGAGCTCCAGATTCTGGAGCACAAGAAACAATATCAGGAGATTCAGTCAAG GCTCTGTGTTTTCAGCAAGCTATATGAAACCACCAAAGAAGAGCATAACAAATATGTAAGCCTACTACAGATCGCAACCCAGCACATGACCAAGATGACGGAGAAGTTCAAAATCTTGAAGAATGAAATTGATATTCTGCACAGCCAAACAGTCAAAAAAGACAG GCTGCTGCAGAAGTCTCGTCTGAAGCATGTACACAGCCACACAATCCGGGACAGCTTGAAAAATGACATTTCCAAGGTGGCCTGCATGCTTCATGAGATGCAGCACAAGAGTGAAGAACAGAGACTCAAGATTGTTCAACTTGGACAAGTGATCAATGCCCAGGAACAAGATCTGCTGCACATGCGCAAGAGCCATGATATGTCTGTCCAGAGCCGCAACGAACG GGGTGTGCAACTcctggagagagaggaggagataTGTGTATTTTATGCAAAGGTAAATGTGCAAGAGAATCTGATCTGTGAGGGGACGCTACAGATACAGGCTCTGGAAGAGGAGATCTGCTCTCTTAAGATGCGACTTAATGAAGAACAGAGGCAAATCAGCTTGAGTAAAAAACAGATGACTTGCAAGAAACCCCTGGAAGATGAGTGTGCCTTACTGCAGATACAG CTGTCTGAGTGTACAGAACACAATATATCCCTGGAGCAGACACTCGAGGGCCAAGTTACAGAGAGACGACTGCGTAAACTGAGTGGTGAAGATCCATCTCCTACTGAGCTTATCAAGAAGATAGAGCAT CTGGAGATGCAGCTGGCAGCGAGGGAGGCTCAGCTTCTGGAGAAAGAGCTGATCTATGAGCAGGTGATCCGAATGTCTCAGCACCTTCGCACAAAGGCAGATAATGGGAAAGAGGACACACTCAGACTGGCCAAGAag GTCAACGAGTTCCAGAGTCGCATTAAGGAGTGCACTAAGAAGCTGATGGCTGTAGTGTCGGAGTTGGCCATGTTTCAGTCTCAGGCTCTGTGTCTCCAGCAGGAGCTTCGTGAGAAAGAGTTTGAGCTTGACTTGTGCCACAGAAGACTGGAAATGGGACTCGCACCTTCTGACACCATAGAGCAGGAGTGGCTGCGCAATATCCAAGTGCAGAAGAAACCCCAG ATTACCGAGGAGGAAGAATGGAGTCAGCTTCCAAACGGAGTCTATACCACGGCAGATTTGCGGCCAAATTCCTACATCCCAGCCGAAGATTCACTGCCTTTGCCCAAACCCTATGGAGCCCTGGCACCTTTCAAGCCGAGTGAGCCTGGAACCAACATGCGCCACATCCGCAAACCTCAGCCCAAGCCCCTTGAGACCTAG